The nucleotide sequence TTATTTGCACTACTATGAATTCTTGCTACTCTGGACCACATAAAGCATAGAATTCTGTGCTGACTTGCATTTTTTAACCAAATTCTACATGCTACAACTGGTTCAGTTCTTGATAAATAGTTCTTCAGGCTAACACAGATAAATGTAGCCCAGCGGCAAGAATACAATTATACAAAGGAAGGTCAAAAGGAGAAGTAGAACTGTTGCCAAGGAAGCATTGAAGAATCTATGTTATTACATCTTAAGTGTGCACCAACAATACTACAAGTATATCTTATTACATCTTGAAACATGCTACTATTTGTTGATCCTACAATCATGTTCAAGCACGTATATATGGCTTGCACTTGATCCAGATCTGAACAAGCCAATATTAAAATATTTATAGAATCAGAAATGGTAGTTGATTCTAGAGACAACTTTCCCAGCCATCTGTGGAAGAATTCATCCCACACATAAGTTAGGCTTACCAAAAAAATGAGAACGGAACAATAACTCGGTTGGTAGTTCAGGCCCTAACCCAGGATGGAACCTAATAGGTTCAGAGGTGTCATCAGGTCATGTTTGTACCTCCCTAAATGGTTCGATATTTCCCTCTCATAAGACAGGATGTATTCTCCCATGATCAAGTTTTTTATTTAAGGTTTACCAAATGTTGTGTCAGGTCAGACATTTCGGGTAAACTTTGCTGTGCTCCTCTTTGAAGTGACGAGTACAGTAATACTATTTTTTTGTGATGTGTTCTATAGTCAATACCTTTCTCAGCAGAATAATACACTACATGAGCACGGCACATGAATCAGTGATGTTGTTCTTTGTGGTATTTTAGCTGGTGAATGGTGATATAAACGTTTTACCTTGAAATAGTGCTCGGTTTAAGTCAAAGCACTAGTTTTCTTAAAGCTCTATGAACCAGATTATAACTAGCAGAAGTCCCTACCAAGCACTTGAAAACAAGCATCCCCAGGGCAGTGAAATTGACAATTACATTTGATCATTATGTAAACATACAAGTGTTTTCCCTAGAAGGGAGACGTGTGAGTGTTGGGCTTATAGTACCAAAAGCCTTGTGTATTATCAATGAAAAACAGCATGCAAATATCTTTGCTGCTTCAAAAGATTGTAGTGGTGGTGGTAGGTTGTCCTACTTAACTTTGGATAGTTTTCTCAAGATTAATTTGTGTATGCATGTGCAAGTTCCACTAAGGATCCTCTATGAAGGATAGATCTGGGCACAGATCTGGGCACAGATCTATTCTATCCATGTGATTTATCAGAATCCATGTCTTCATGATCCATTGGAAGTGTTACATGTAATGCCTAGATCAGATGTAATGATCTATATTATGTTTGAGATTTGTTACAACCAAGGCAATAGTGTGCTAATGAAGTAGGACCCACTATGTGTAGCTTAGCGGATAATGGCACAATTTCTAGTAAAGTTGATGATTCTGAGAATATATTTTTTGTACCCACAATTTAGTAAGTGATACTACAGAATTATATGCTTGATTACGAAACTAGAACTTGAGTAGAGCCATAGAAGTAATAGTTACTCCTTACTAATAGCTTAAACAAGTGCTGGATGTAACCAGCTAAACTGCCAGTGATGATAATTTCATAGCTGGCTATACTTTCAATTGATGTATTAACAGTAGGCGGCAAATATTAGGAACCTCACTTAATGCCTCTGCTACCAGAGGCATAAATACTTGTTCCAGAATACTAGTACCATGCTAGAGCATTGAAACAATGTACCAAACAAGTCGTATGTGTTTGGAGGCAAATTGATGGATCTGGACAAAGAGGCACTTAAACAACAATACCTAATAACTACGACAACATTGAAGCACTGCTGTCGTTTTCTTTATCATTTGTAGTGAAATTATCTGGTGGCATATTGCTTATATGTATGGATTACGCTTGAGACCCATTTGTCTAAGATATGGTGAGTTGCCATCCTATTCATCAAGCAGGCAGCAAGTATTTTCAAATTACTTTTTACTGTAATGTACTCCACATCAAGTAAAAGTGCATAAGAGGCAATTAAAACTGACTTTAAAAGGACTGGCATAGGAAAACATTGGCACTACAAGCAACCAGTGCAAATTAGATCTCAGTTTCAGacataaaagatactacttgtgaGGTCATACTGCAATCCAGGCAATTATCTCCAATACAATGATgagcagtggcggatgcacgatgcgggataaggggggcctaaaacaatggagatgttgatttgcatgaagatttaatggtgaaatcaagcttttgctacagtgattagtggtgaaatcaagccattagggggggctggagccccccctttggatccgcccctgatgATGAGCAGCTGTCCTAAAGAAGGAAAACAAAATCAGGCAAAACTTCCACAATGAAACAAGTGCTGTGTATGTCACTCAATACCTGCATAAGTCAATTTTAAATGTCACGAAACAATATTCACGCAAGCAAACTTTAatggggtgtttggtttgaggaatgaggTGCACCTTCGTACTGACATTTTTGTCTGATTTTGGAATGAAATCAGTTGATCCATCACCATGTTTCCCTCACAAAGTTTCATGGTTAGCTTAATAATGAGGAATGGTTTCATCCCATTAAAATTCATGGGATGAGATGACCCCATGATGGACCATTCCATTCTAGATGAGGTGATTCCTCAAACTAAACACCCCATAGACTATACATGTGTTGTCTGCAACATACACAGATATTCAAATAAGATGCTCAAGTGCTCAAaatattaaattatctaaaatttACTGACAATAGAATGCTAAAGCGTATCCAAATAGGCATTAAACAGTGGTGACATAAGCAGCATTTTTGTCACAATTCAACGGGCCTAGGTACCATTCCCTCACTGAGTTAATCGATGATTTCAGCAAATGATTTGAGCTATACACATAACAACCATTGCACAATATTTGTGCGGCATTTTCTTGAAATATATACATGGGCCTGCTATCCCCAAAATACAGAAACCAAGATTTTGCACAACCGAAAGAAGTGATTAAGTGAAGCGACAGAAAAAGAAACGCCACGGACCTTGGGAACAAGAAGGGTGACTAGCTACCAGGCGATGCGCGGTACTGGTCGAAGCGGCGGAGCACCTCGGGGTCGTGCATGGACAACACGAAGCGCGAGAGCGCCTCGAGGTACAGCGCCGCCTGGTACcccccggcggcggcgacgaggtcCGAGAGTACGCCCCGACGGAGCCGGTTGGCCTCGAGTGCAACGCCCTTGAGATCCTCCAAGAAAGCCTCCACGTCGGCGGCGCCGGTAGCCTCGGTGGCCACGAAGGCTTCCTGGGCCCGGCGGAGGCGGTCGGAGACGGCAGGGACGGCGGCGCGGATCCGGCGGTCGACGCGGTCGACGGCGGCGAGGAGTCGCGGCGAGGGCGAGAGCGTGCGGAGGAGCGAGGTAAGGAGGGAGGGGTGGACGTCGCCAAGCCACAGGAAGGGGAGCTCGAGCGGGGACCGCCAGTCCCCCGCGGCGATGACCCGCGCCGGGTCCTGGCGTGCGGCGGCGTCGAGCGCGGACCAGTGCGCCTGGAAGTGAGCCTCGACGGCCGCGGCGACGGAGGAGAGCGGGTCGTCCCAGGAgccggacgaggaggaggaggagagcgcgCGGCGGAGCAGCGGGAGGAGCGGGGAGCGGAGGGTGGCGAGCCAAGCGGCGAAGAAGTCCCAGATCGGCCGCCTGGCGCCCGGGGTCCCGCGGCCCGGCGGCTGGGGCCGCGGCATGCCTGCGGTTGCGGCGGGGAGGCCGCCGCGGCGGTGATTGCTGTCGGCGGTTGGGGGCTTTTTGGAATTCGACCGTTAGGGGAAGCGAGCTTTGTCAAAATGCCAATTGGGGCTTTGCCAGATCGCTATTACGAAAGATGGCGACCATGTCAAAATGTCAGAGCTTTCGAACTTTTTTTCTTCCTCTTCTGCATCTGCcccttttctttttgtttcaCAGGATGCTGGTCGGACGGAACGGAGGCGTCGCAAAACGGAACGAGCGCTCTTCTTCAACTAGCGTTCATCTTCTCCGAGCACGGCGAGCTCCCCACACCCACCCGCCTCCCCATGCCCCCACGCCGAGCACCCCCACGCCCAACGTCACCCGCCTGCCCCGCACGCCATGGCCGGCCCCTGCTCACCTTGGTGGCGCCGCTCGCGTGCGGGCACGCCATGGACGTCCTGGACAGGATGTTGAACTCCGTGCGGCGGGCATCGCCCTCCAGGGCGGTCGGGCCCGTGGCGCCCGTCCACGCGGCAAGG is from Miscanthus floridulus cultivar M001 chromosome 7, ASM1932011v1, whole genome shotgun sequence and encodes:
- the LOC136464039 gene encoding protein INAPERTURATE POLLEN 1 homolog — its product is MPRPQPPGRGTPGARRPIWDFFAAWLATLRSPLLPLLRRALSSSSSSGSWDDPLSSVAAAVEAHFQAHWSALDAAARQDPARVIAAGDWRSPLELPFLWLGDVHPSLLTSLLRTLSPSPRLLAAVDRVDRRIRAAVPAVSDRLRRAQEAFVATEATGAADVEAFLEDLKGVALEANRLRRGVLSDLVAAAGGYQAALYLEALSRFVLSMHDPEVLRRFDQYRASPGS